Proteins from one Funiculus sociatus GB2-C1 genomic window:
- a CDS encoding isoaspartyl peptidase/L-asparaginase family protein: MTIAIIVHGGAKTISEDKTTANTKGCLAAVEAGWAVLEQGGDAKDAVEAAIRVLESDATFNASLGATLDLEGEVYLDAAMMESDKLRWGGVAAVQRISHPISVARKILEEKPSLLVAEGAERFAAKHGCEMCEPTDLISDEQEEEWEQQNTPHDRPATVGCVALDINGNLVAGTSTGGLENQLPGRVGDTALVGAGLYANTQGACSTTGDGESIIPVGLARTAVDLLAGNSPSSNGSASRHPEEAAQTAIDKLKQQVSGEAGCIVLDPHGQIGWAYNSQDMAVAYRSSEMDRAAVFTKKEDERFAKSA, encoded by the coding sequence ATGACAATAGCGATCATCGTGCATGGTGGAGCAAAAACCATTTCAGAAGATAAGACAACAGCGAATACAAAAGGTTGTTTAGCTGCTGTCGAGGCAGGTTGGGCTGTGCTTGAACAAGGCGGTGATGCCAAAGACGCAGTTGAGGCTGCCATCCGAGTCCTGGAGAGCGATGCAACCTTCAACGCCAGCCTGGGTGCCACCCTCGATCTTGAAGGTGAAGTGTACCTGGATGCTGCGATGATGGAAAGTGACAAATTGCGGTGGGGAGGTGTGGCAGCAGTACAGCGAATCTCTCATCCAATTTCAGTGGCAAGGAAAATTTTAGAGGAAAAGCCCTCGCTGCTTGTAGCAGAAGGTGCAGAACGTTTTGCTGCTAAGCATGGATGCGAGATGTGCGAGCCTACCGATTTGATTAGTGATGAACAGGAGGAGGAGTGGGAGCAGCAGAACACGCCGCATGATCGCCCTGCTACTGTCGGCTGTGTGGCGCTGGATATCAATGGTAACTTGGTTGCCGGAACCTCAACGGGAGGTCTTGAGAACCAACTACCAGGTCGTGTAGGCGATACCGCACTGGTGGGAGCTGGCTTGTACGCGAATACTCAGGGTGCTTGCTCAACTACAGGCGATGGCGAGTCTATAATCCCGGTGGGGTTGGCTAGGACTGCTGTCGATCTATTGGCGGGTAATTCCCCTAGCTCGAATGGCTCCGCTTCACGTCATCCAGAGGAAGCAGCTCAGACGGCAATCGATAAGCTCAAGCAGCAGGTTTCTGGAGAAGCCGGATGTATTGTTTTAGATCCTCACGGACAAATCGGTTGGGCGTATAATTCCCAAGACATGGCAGTTGCCTATAGAAGCTCAGAAATGGATCGGGCAGCAGTATTTACAAAGAAGGAAGACGAGCGTTTCGCTAAAAGCGCATAA
- a CDS encoding CoB--CoM heterodisulfide reductase iron-sulfur subunit B family protein has product MPSQTLRYAYFPGCVAQGACRELYQSTAALTQALGIELIELKKASCCGSGTFKEDSQLLEDTVNARNIALAEQLNLPLLTHCSTCQGVIGHVDERLKESQQTNPNYFEQVNGLLKKEGCSPYRGSTEVKHLLWALVADYGLEELQNRVSRKLAGLKCAAFYGCYLLRAQTHIPYDDPLEPESMENVFRTLGATPIYYRGRTQCCGWPLSSYATTQSFKMAGSHIQEALDAGADCMVTPCPLCHLNLDSRQPEVEKVIGKTLGLPVLHLPQLICLALGISPQQLGLDRHIVSTRPVLEKLGF; this is encoded by the coding sequence ATGCCATCCCAAACTCTCAGATATGCTTACTTCCCCGGCTGCGTTGCCCAAGGAGCTTGCCGGGAACTTTACCAGTCTACAGCAGCCCTCACCCAAGCACTGGGCATTGAACTCATTGAACTGAAAAAAGCCTCCTGTTGCGGTTCTGGCACCTTCAAAGAAGATTCCCAACTGCTAGAAGATACCGTTAACGCCCGCAATATTGCTCTAGCCGAGCAACTGAATCTGCCGTTACTCACACATTGCAGCACTTGTCAAGGGGTGATTGGGCATGTGGATGAGCGTTTGAAGGAATCCCAACAAACCAACCCAAACTACTTTGAGCAGGTTAATGGCTTATTGAAAAAAGAAGGCTGTTCGCCTTATCGTGGTAGTACCGAAGTTAAACACCTACTATGGGCGTTAGTAGCAGATTACGGACTAGAAGAACTGCAAAACCGGGTTAGCCGCAAGCTTGCTGGGTTGAAGTGTGCAGCATTTTATGGTTGCTATTTGCTACGCGCCCAAACTCATATACCCTACGACGACCCATTGGAACCAGAATCAATGGAGAATGTGTTCCGGACGCTGGGGGCGACACCAATTTATTACCGAGGACGCACCCAATGCTGCGGCTGGCCTCTTTCTAGCTATGCGACGACGCAATCTTTTAAGATGGCTGGTTCACACATCCAAGAAGCACTTGACGCTGGTGCTGATTGTATGGTAACGCCTTGCCCATTGTGTCACCTGAATTTAGATTCTCGTCAACCGGAAGTTGAAAAGGTGATCGGCAAGACTTTGGGTTTGCCAGTGCTACATCTACCTCAGCTTATCTGCCTCGCATTGGGGATTAGTCCGCAACAACTCGGTTTGGATCGGCACATTGTCTCAACTCGTCCAGTGTTGGAAAAATTAGGCTTTTAG
- a CDS encoding CPBP family glutamic-type intramembrane protease, whose product MSRKATLEPNKSANLKVFGILTAGGVLGSLASLPYILSLIEPPSIPIWQFLLLVTIQASVQTAFVTGLGLWLGGKVGLGAPVLKAWLAGDPQASHRFRASLPISVGAGVIVAGIMLLLEIFVFVPFLPDALRKVPLPSLWQGFLASFYGGITEELLLRLGLMTLLVWLGTKLTRQQHPKSSVMWSAIALTALIFGAGHLPITARLVPLTPFVVTRALLLNGIPGLLFGWLYWRKGLLAAMVAHFWSDIVLHVIGAALFLA is encoded by the coding sequence ATGTCTAGGAAAGCAACCTTAGAGCCAAATAAGTCCGCGAACTTAAAAGTCTTTGGAATACTAACGGCTGGCGGAGTGCTTGGCTCCTTAGCAAGCCTTCCTTATATTTTGAGCTTAATCGAGCCGCCTTCCATACCTATTTGGCAATTCTTGCTATTAGTCACAATACAAGCTTCGGTGCAAACAGCTTTCGTCACCGGGCTGGGGCTTTGGTTAGGGGGTAAAGTTGGACTAGGCGCACCCGTGCTTAAAGCCTGGTTAGCAGGCGACCCGCAAGCGTCTCATCGGTTTCGGGCATCCCTACCCATATCTGTTGGTGCAGGTGTGATTGTAGCAGGGATTATGTTGCTGCTAGAGATTTTTGTGTTTGTCCCCTTTTTACCTGATGCCTTACGCAAAGTACCGCTTCCCTCACTGTGGCAAGGTTTTTTGGCTTCCTTCTACGGTGGGATTACCGAGGAATTGCTGTTGCGCTTGGGTTTGATGACGTTACTGGTTTGGTTGGGAACAAAGCTCACCCGTCAGCAACATCCTAAGTCAAGTGTAATGTGGAGCGCGATCGCTCTAACTGCCTTAATTTTTGGGGCGGGTCACTTACCAATAACCGCTCGTCTAGTTCCCCTAACTCCCTTTGTGGTCACACGGGCCCTATTGCTCAACGGTATCCCAGGATTGCTTTTTGGCTGGCTCTATTGGAGAAAGGGACTTTTAGCCGCAATGGTAGCGCACTTCTGGAGTGACATCGTTCTGCACGTTATTGGAGCAGCTTTATTCTTGGCGTGA